The Arachidicoccus terrestris genome includes the window GAATATTATCTTACACCAATTTTAATGTCTAGCTCTCGGGAGCTGACAGAATTTTTATCTGGGTCATGATCTGTTCTCTGGTAACGGGATAGGGCGCACCTGTACTGAGCGTCTGATAAACAGCATCAAACAGACCCAAATAATTGGAAGGAAGCTCAGGCACCTTTAATTGTGTTAATGTAAAATCCTGTTCTACCGTAATGAGTCCGGGCATATTTGCGGGAGGATTGCCAAAGTCAGCATCTAAAGGCCTGATACCTGCCTTTAATTGATCTTCCTGCACATCACTGCGCCACTTTTCGTAACTGCCTTTCTGCGCATAGAACCTAAAAGCGGCCGGCAGTTCCGCCGTCACAAGGCTGGCCACTACATACACTTCCAGATTATCACGATAACTCAACTGAATACTGCAAAAATCATCTACCTGACTTTCCGGTCTTAATTTGGAAAGTCTTTTATAAAACTTCTCCGGTATACCAAACAAAGCGATTGCCTGATCCAATACATGGGGGATCAGATCATACTGTATCCCGCTGGCATCTATGGGCGTTTCTTTGAAAGTTTTGGGACTTAGCTTCAGATTATAGCGATCGAACCTGAAATGCGCTTCATGAATGTGGCCAAAGTCGTATTCATTTATCGCCGAAAGCATATTTTGATAATCACTGTCCCAACGTCTGTTCTGATAAAATAAA containing:
- a CDS encoding Gfo/Idh/MocA family oxidoreductase produces the protein MHNPIKSALLAYGMSGKVFHAPFLAAHKGFELTAVLERHHKNAQNDYPGIRSYDRIEDLLADASIELVVVNTPNNLHYEQAKAALEAGKHVLVEKPICTRAEELQTLFTVADKVGKQILFYQNRRWDSDYQNMLSAINEYDFGHIHEAHFRFDRYNLKLSPKTFKETPIDASGIQYDLIPHVLDQAIALFGIPEKFYKRLSKLRPESQVDDFCSIQLSYRDNLEVYVVASLVTAELPAAFRFYAQKGSYEKWRSDVQEDQLKAGIRPLDADFGNPPANMPGLITVEQDFTLTQLKVPELPSNYLGLFDAVYQTLSTGAPYPVTREQIMTQIKILSAPES